The window CGGCAAGTGACGCGGGGGCGTCCCGGCTCGCCACGAAGAATTCGTTACAGCCGCAGGCGAGAACGCGAGGGTAATCGCGGCCATGAACCGCTCCTAGACGTCCTTGCGCCGCACCGGCGGGCTCATGGGGCGGCGCAGCCAGCTCACCAGCTGCTTCGGCAAATCCACGGCATCCGAGAATTCATGGCCCACCCCCGGCAGGATCTTCAAGGCCCGCTCCCCGGGCGCTTTCTGGTACGCACGCCTGGAATTGTCCACCGGGTTGACCGTGTCCGCCCCCCCGTGCACGAACAGCGCCGCGGCCCCGGGGCTGAGCGCCGAGAGCGCCTCGAGCCCTGAAGGCGGCGCGGCCAGGCTCACCAGCGCCTTCACACCGTCCAACTCGGCCACGGCCTCCACCGCCACCCGCAAGGCTTCGCCGTGGGCCACCAGCGCCAGCCGCCGGGCACCCGCTCGGGCCAGGAAATCCAGCCCCACCAGCGCATCCAGCACCGATTGCTCCGCATCCTCCGCCTGGCGGTAGCGCAGCCACAGGGCATGCATGCCCGCCTCGCGCAGGCTCATGCCCAGCTGCGCATAGAACCGCCCCCCGTTCGGCCCGCTCCAGCCCCCGCCCTGACCGAGCAGCAACACCCCCGCCTCGCTGCCGGTGGCGGGAAAATGCCGCAGCGTCACATCTCCCTGGTCCGTCTCGGCGCGGCAGACCACCCAGGCTTCGGTGGCCTGCTCCCGGTGCAGCGCGGAGAGGATCAGGCGGGGCGGGTTCATGCGCCGGTTCCAGTTTCCAGCGGCGCCTCGGTCCAGCCCGAATCGTCCGCCTGGTCGGCGGCCAGTTGCGACCAGGCCGCCAGCCCATGCTGGCTCGCCGGCGATTCGATGGCCGCCAGCGGGTCGTCGGGGCCGTCCGGGGTGAAGCCGCCCTGCAGGCCCTGAAAATCGTAGAGCTCGGGGTCGGCCAGATGGGACGGATTGACGTTGCTCAGGCTGCGGAAGATGTTGTGCAGCCGCTTGGGTTCGGCCCGCTCCCAGTCTTTCAGCATGCGCCCGATCTCGGCGCGCTTGAGGTTCTCCTGGGAGCCGCAGAGATTGCAGGGAATGATGGGGAACTGCTTCAGCGCCGCGTAGCGCTCGCAGTAGCGCTCGGGCACATAGGCCAGCGGCCGGATCACCACGTGCCGGCCGTCGTTGCTGCGCAGCTTGGGCGGCATGGCGGCGAGCTTGGCGCCGTAGAACATGTTCAGGAACAGAGTGGCGAGGATGTCGTCCCGGTGGTGCCCCAGGGCGATCTTGCTGATACCCATCTCCTCGGCGGCGCTGTAGAGCGCGCCCCGGCGCAGGCGCGAGCACAGGGAGCACATGGTCTTGCCCTCGGGCAGTACCCGCTTGACCACGCTGTAGGTGTCCTGCTCCAGAATACGGTAGGACACCCCCAGCCCTTCCAGATACTCGGGCAGGATGTGCTCGGGCCAGCCCGGCTGCTTCTGGTCCAGGTTCACCGCGATCAATTCGAAGCGCACCGGCGCGCGGGTCTGCAGCAGGCGCAGCATCTCCAGCAGGGTATAGGAGTCCTTGCCGCCGGACAGGCAGACCATGATCCGGTCGCCCTCCTCGATCATCCGGTAGTCGCGGATCGCGCTGCCGGTGAGGTGGCTGAGGCGCTTTTCCAGGTTCTTCAGGTTCATGGCGGCAAACCTACCGGATTTACACGCCGCTGGAAACGCCCCAGGCACGCCGATCGGCCGCCCCCGGGCCTGCCTCAGTTGAACAGGCGCGGTACGAACAGCACCAGATCGGGCACCAGGGTGACCAGGATCAGCACAGCCAAGGCGATGCCCAGCATGGGCAGGCTCGCCCGCGCCACCCGCTCCAGGGGCAGCTTGGCGATGGAGCAGACGATGAACAGGCACAGGCCGATGGGCGGTGTCGCCAGCCCGATCACCAGGTTCAGTACCACGATCACGCCCAGGTGCAGCGGATCCAGGCCCAGGGTCGCCCCCAGCTCCAGCAGCACCGGCACGGTGAGGATCAGCGCGCCGATGGGCTCCAGCAGCGCGCCCAGGATCAGCAGGCCGATGGTGATCATGGCGAGCAGCACGTACTTGTTATCGCTGATCTCCAGCATGGCGTTGACCACCGTCTGGGGCACCTGCTCGATGGTGAACACGAAGGCGATGATGTTCGCCATGGCCACCACCAGCATGATCACCGAAGAGATCACGGCCGTGTCATAGAGCACCTTGGCCAGCACCTTCATGGTGAGGGTGCGATACACCACCCCGGCGATGAACAGCGCATAGAGGCTCGCCACGGCGGCCGCCTCGGTGGGTGTGAACACCCCGGAGAGTATGCCGCCGAGGATGATGACGGGCAGCAGCAGCGCCGGCCAGGCGCCGGCGGTGGCGCGGAGGATCTCCCGCCCGTTGGCCGGGTCTTCCTTCGGGTAATTGCGCTTGCGGGCCACGTACACGGCATGGGCCATCAGCCCCAGGCCGATGAGAATGCCCGGCACGATGCCCGCCATGAACAGGCTCGCCACCGAGGTGCCGCTGAGCACCGCGAAGATGATCAGCTGAATGCTCGGGGGGATGATGGGGCCGATCACCGAGCTCACCGCGGTGAGCGCGGCGGCGTACTCGGCGTCGTAGCCGGCCTTCTTCATGCCCGGGATCAGCACCGAGCCCAGCGCTGCGGAATCCGCCGTGGCCGAGCCGCTCACCCCGGAGAAGAGCATGCTGGACATGACGTTGACCAGCGCCAGTCCGCCGCGAAAACGCCCCACCAGCACCTGGCAGAAGCGGATGATGCGCTCGGTGATCGCACCGGCGTTCATCAGATTGCCGGCGAGGATGAACAGCGGCACGGTCAGCAACACGAACTGATCCACGCCGGAGATCATCCGCTGGGGAAAGGCCCCCAGCAGATGCAGCTGATCGTTGAAGGCCACATAGGCCAGCGCCGAAAGCCCCAGCACCACCACGATGGGCACGCCGGCAATCAGCGACAGGCCAAAGGCCGAGAGAAAAGCACCCATCAGACGTTCTCCCCACGCAGGGTCCGCAGCACCTGAGCGCAGGTGCCGACCAGCACATGCAGCACCAGCAGGGCGCTGCCCACCGGCACCGCCAGATAGACGTAATACATGGACACCTGCAGGGCGCTGGAGGTCTGCACCCGGTTCCATTCCGCGTAGTCGTAGCCGTACCAGGTGAGCAGCGCGAACAGGGTGACCGTGGCCAGCCCCCCCAGCGCCATGAACACCGCCTGGAGGACGCGGGGCAGCCGGGCGGTGAACATTTCCACCGCGATCATCTCGCCCCGCGCAAAGGAGATGCCGGCGAACAGGAAGGTGATCCAGACCAGCAGGAAGCGGCTCAGCTCCTCGGACCAGGACAGGGAATCACCCAGCACGTAGCGGGCGAAGATCTGCAGGCAGACCACCGCCAGCATCAAGCCCATCAGGCCGGCGCCCAGCACGAAGAGCGCACGCTGGTAGGCGCGGTTCAGACCGTGCAGGACACGCAGAGGCGCGGAAGGGGCATGCATGGGGCGTACTCCTGGGCGGGGGCGTCAGGGGCGAGCGGCCGGGCGCACTGCCCGGCCGCTCGCCGGCGGCTTACTTGCGGGACTGCACGTCCTTGACGAAGGCCTCGATCAGCGGATGCTTCTCGGAGTACTCCGCGATCACCGGGGCGACGGCGTCCAGCACTTCGGCGCGATCTTCCAGCTCGTGGATCTGGAAGCCTTCGGCCTTCAGGGCCGCTTCCGCCTCCACTTCCTGCTCCTCGGCGCGGGCCACCTGCTCGCGGACGGTCTCCCGGGCGGCGTCCACCAGTGCCTGCTGCTGCGCATCGCTCAGGCGGTTGTAGAAGCGCGGGTTGACCACCACGACCGCCGGCCAGAAGTAGTGCTTGGTGCGGGTCAGGTGATCCGCCACCTCGTAGAGCTTCTCACTGTAGACGGAGGTGGTGTTGATCTCGGCCCCGTCCAGCACGCCGGTCTGCAGCGATGTGTAGATCTCGCCATAGGCCATGGGCGTGGGGCTGGCGTCCACCGCGTTCCAGATATCCAGGTGCAGCTTGGCGGGCACCACGCGGGCCTTCAGCCCCTTCATGCCTTCGAGGGTGGTTACTTTTTTCTTGGCCACCAGCAGGTTGCGCAGGCCGCCTTCGTAGTAACCCAGCCCCTTGAGACCGATGCCATCCAGCGAATCCAGCATCTGCTGGGCCACCGGCGAGGTGAAGGCATCGGCCAACTCGTCGTAGCTCTCGATCAGGAAGGGCAGCTGCAGGGCATCCATCACCGGGGTAAAACCGGAGAACACCGCCGAGGAGATCACCGCCGCGTCCACGGTGCCCAGGCGCACGCCTTCCAGCAGCTGCTTGTCGTCACCGAGCTGGCGCGCGGGGAAGATCTGCACCTTCAGCTCGCCGTCGGTCTTCTGCTCCACCGCTTCCTTGAACAAGGCCGCCCCGGTGTGGAAGGGGTGGCTGGTCTGGGTCACATGGCCCAGCTTGATGGTGGTCTGGGCCGCGGCCGTATGAACAATGCCGCCGGCCAGTGCGGCGGCGGTCAGGATACCCGTCAACAGGCGTTTCATGATGTTCTCCTCCCTCCAATGGGAAACTTCCAGCCAAGTGTGGTCAGTAAAACCCGTGTAGACCTGCGTGGGCCTACTTCTTTTCGCTCTTCAGTTGGTCGCCGACCGCGAAGCGGCCCGGCGGCACCTCGTTCACCCACACCCTGATGGATTGCATGGGTGCCTCCAGGGTGCGATTCACCACCTGGGCCACTTCCTTGATGCATTGCTGCACCTTGGCCTCGTCCCGTCCCTCTACCACGGTGATTTCAACGATGGGCATGCCGGACTCCTCAAGAGCATGTCGGTGGACCGCCGTATCGATAGCCGATACCGCTGTTTCGCCCAAACAGTATATCCGGGGACACAATCGGGCTGTCAACGCTTATGTCTCGTTTACCGATACGCTTGTGTCATTTTTTGATATTCGTATACTCTGGCCTCATCACCTTGAACGCGAACCAGACGAGGCCGCCCATGAGCACGTATCTGCTGCGCCTGTACGAAGACCGCATTCCCGCCTCCCACGCGCCGGTGCACCTGCCCTGCGCGCCGCGGGCCGTCTACCTGCGCGAGGGCGGCCTGACGATCGAGGACGACTGGAGCAGCCAGTTCCTGCCCGGCGACACCGCCCAGGTCAGCGAGGACGAACTGACCCTGCTCGCAGGGCCTGATGGCGCCACGGTGTGGCGCTGG is drawn from Alkalilimnicola sp. S0819 and contains these coding sequences:
- a CDS encoding tautomerase family protein, producing MPIVEITVVEGRDEAKVQQCIKEVAQVVNRTLEAPMQSIRVWVNEVPPGRFAVGDQLKSEKK
- the ttcA gene encoding tRNA 2-thiocytidine(32) synthetase TtcA; the protein is MNLKNLEKRLSHLTGSAIRDYRMIEEGDRIMVCLSGGKDSYTLLEMLRLLQTRAPVRFELIAVNLDQKQPGWPEHILPEYLEGLGVSYRILEQDTYSVVKRVLPEGKTMCSLCSRLRRGALYSAAEEMGISKIALGHHRDDILATLFLNMFYGAKLAAMPPKLRSNDGRHVVIRPLAYVPERYCERYAALKQFPIIPCNLCGSQENLKRAEIGRMLKDWERAEPKRLHNIFRSLSNVNPSHLADPELYDFQGLQGGFTPDGPDDPLAAIESPASQHGLAAWSQLAADQADDSGWTEAPLETGTGA
- a CDS encoding TRAP transporter substrate-binding protein, which codes for MKRLLTGILTAAALAGGIVHTAAAQTTIKLGHVTQTSHPFHTGAALFKEAVEQKTDGELKVQIFPARQLGDDKQLLEGVRLGTVDAAVISSAVFSGFTPVMDALQLPFLIESYDELADAFTSPVAQQMLDSLDGIGLKGLGYYEGGLRNLLVAKKKVTTLEGMKGLKARVVPAKLHLDIWNAVDASPTPMAYGEIYTSLQTGVLDGAEINTTSVYSEKLYEVADHLTRTKHYFWPAVVVVNPRFYNRLSDAQQQALVDAARETVREQVARAEEQEVEAEAALKAEGFQIHELEDRAEVLDAVAPVIAEYSEKHPLIEAFVKDVQSRK
- a CDS encoding TRAP transporter large permease, producing the protein MGAFLSAFGLSLIAGVPIVVVLGLSALAYVAFNDQLHLLGAFPQRMISGVDQFVLLTVPLFILAGNLMNAGAITERIIRFCQVLVGRFRGGLALVNVMSSMLFSGVSGSATADSAALGSVLIPGMKKAGYDAEYAAALTAVSSVIGPIIPPSIQLIIFAVLSGTSVASLFMAGIVPGILIGLGLMAHAVYVARKRNYPKEDPANGREILRATAGAWPALLLPVIILGGILSGVFTPTEAAAVASLYALFIAGVVYRTLTMKVLAKVLYDTAVISSVIMLVVAMANIIAFVFTIEQVPQTVVNAMLEISDNKYVLLAMITIGLLILGALLEPIGALILTVPVLLELGATLGLDPLHLGVIVVLNLVIGLATPPIGLCLFIVCSIAKLPLERVARASLPMLGIALAVLILVTLVPDLVLFVPRLFN
- a CDS encoding TRAP transporter small permease, yielding MHAPSAPLRVLHGLNRAYQRALFVLGAGLMGLMLAVVCLQIFARYVLGDSLSWSEELSRFLLVWITFLFAGISFARGEMIAVEMFTARLPRVLQAVFMALGGLATVTLFALLTWYGYDYAEWNRVQTSSALQVSMYYVYLAVPVGSALLVLHVLVGTCAQVLRTLRGENV